A portion of the Blastochloris tepida genome contains these proteins:
- a CDS encoding tetratricopeptide repeat protein yields MTSEAGMLGLGCKAQRRRRGGQAAAWGRLRLLAMLGAMVLVVSEPGAFLSPAHAQERVKAEVAGQVANGFARLVFTFQDMVSPQVQVTNGIVVITTDRPIKLSAARVDRLPAELGASYLSAARVDPDGRGIRIGLGRKLTVNSMEAGEKLFIDLLPDGWRGLPPGLPQEVVDDLAKRAREAEHRIRQLGDSAKHQRHVVRLHLAEAPTFSRFAFDVPAGVEVLTHRDDTGYTVLFRGGDVEIEPGDTKGRLPPKVASLDIDYSENGAAVRLALDPEVDVRAFQEDRTFSVDVTPPKAARAAAAAAARKAQGGRPGAPGPHPPERQRGEGDAIPIPAPPATMTPPVVEAPKAEPGRASGDSRQAAAAPPATVSAAPSPAPSTAPEPVLVDVVPPLLPAPSPATTPAPTPAAAPASAPAPAPAPAAASLPAAAQPAPASASPAAEERTGTVVADMVRQGSVLKLSFPFAEPTAAAVFRRGEVLWLIFDSEKPIDVDALTKDKSGTFRDVQSTETGDGIVVRMRLARPWVVGAEGQGFAWTITLGDTILEPTQPIAPNRLLVDGRSVLSLPLEGAHRVHRLTDPDAGDLILAATAPGPTRGISRNQDYVEFSLIATTHGVAVLPVADDIAVDANGNHVAVSRPSGLVLSAPGAAGGGHSMIGAQPVALDPQLWGAERTQPFQQRQAELIETAADAGEAGRQGARLNLARFYLANGFAAEARGVLDTIIGDGVPSDDAVPYLMRSMAWMELGRNAEAMKDLAHPLLATSLDAAALRGIVHVHEGRWREARENFAAAAGVVGTLPIDMQRRMVLAATRAALEMGDFREAARVFAEFETIGVPDELAAEVAVLAGRIAEHDGKTDEALVAYERAERAKEGPAAAEARFRVLAARLGAGKISRDQAINELEGFTVMWRGDRTEAEALGLLGRLYVDANRHRDAFRTLEAATISHPTSDVIRALQQTMTGAFADLFLEQRGEELSALEALGIFYDYSELVPVGRRGDEMIRRLADRLISVDLLEQASELLQHQVDKRLQGAARAQVAAKLAMVQLKNRKPDKALRTLRATSLAELPSDIREQRLLLEARATSETGRHELALELLEGLRGKDVDRLRADILWAGKRYAESAEAIERAYGDRWQSFAPLADHERHDILKAAVGYALGDDRLGLDRFRSRYAAKMADSPDRAAFEAVSTSFGLDATDFKDIARAVSSVDSLDRFLRDYRARYGDDKTPEGGPEAPQPAAPPPRQSQAPAPARG; encoded by the coding sequence ATGACGAGCGAGGCTGGGATGCTGGGCTTGGGCTGCAAAGCGCAGCGCCGCCGCCGCGGAGGGCAGGCCGCCGCATGGGGGAGGCTGCGCCTCCTGGCCATGCTCGGCGCCATGGTGCTCGTCGTGTCGGAGCCCGGCGCGTTCTTAAGCCCGGCGCACGCCCAGGAGCGCGTCAAGGCCGAGGTCGCCGGGCAGGTGGCCAACGGCTTCGCGCGGCTGGTCTTCACGTTCCAGGACATGGTGTCGCCGCAGGTGCAGGTCACCAACGGCATCGTCGTCATCACCACCGACCGGCCGATCAAGCTCTCGGCGGCGCGGGTCGACCGCCTGCCGGCCGAGCTGGGTGCGAGCTATCTATCGGCGGCGCGGGTCGATCCCGACGGCCGCGGCATCCGCATCGGGCTCGGGCGCAAGCTCACCGTCAACAGCATGGAGGCGGGCGAGAAGCTGTTCATCGACCTGTTGCCGGACGGCTGGCGCGGCCTGCCGCCGGGCCTGCCGCAGGAGGTAGTGGACGACCTCGCCAAGCGGGCACGGGAGGCCGAGCATCGCATCCGCCAGCTCGGCGACAGCGCCAAGCATCAGCGCCATGTCGTGCGGCTGCATCTGGCCGAGGCGCCGACCTTCTCGCGCTTCGCCTTCGACGTGCCGGCCGGCGTCGAGGTCCTGACCCATCGCGACGACACCGGCTACACCGTGCTGTTCCGCGGCGGCGACGTGGAGATCGAGCCCGGCGACACCAAGGGCCGGCTGCCGCCCAAGGTCGCCAGCCTCGACATCGATTACAGCGAGAACGGCGCCGCCGTGCGGCTGGCGCTGGATCCGGAGGTGGACGTGCGCGCCTTCCAGGAGGACCGCACGTTCTCGGTGGATGTGACGCCGCCCAAGGCGGCTCGGGCCGCTGCCGCCGCGGCGGCGCGCAAGGCGCAGGGCGGCCGCCCCGGCGCGCCGGGGCCGCACCCGCCCGAGCGCCAGCGCGGCGAGGGCGATGCCATCCCCATTCCGGCGCCGCCGGCGACCATGACGCCGCCCGTCGTCGAAGCACCCAAGGCCGAGCCCGGCAGGGCGTCCGGCGACAGCCGGCAGGCCGCGGCCGCGCCGCCCGCCACCGTGTCCGCCGCCCCGTCGCCTGCGCCGTCCACTGCGCCCGAGCCGGTGCTGGTGGATGTGGTGCCGCCCCTGCTGCCGGCACCGTCGCCTGCGACCACACCTGCGCCCACACCCGCAGCAGCACCTGCCTCCGCACCTGCGCCGGCACCTGCGCCGGCCGCCGCGTCCCTGCCTGCTGCCGCGCAACCGGCACCCGCTTCGGCCTCGCCGGCCGCGGAGGAGCGCACCGGCACGGTGGTGGCCGACATGGTCCGCCAGGGCAGCGTTCTCAAGCTCAGCTTCCCGTTCGCCGAGCCGACCGCGGCGGCGGTGTTCCGCCGCGGCGAGGTGCTGTGGCTGATCTTCGATAGCGAGAAGCCGATCGACGTCGATGCGCTGACCAAGGACAAGTCGGGCACGTTCCGCGATGTCCAGTCCACCGAGACGGGCGACGGCATCGTCGTGCGCATGCGCCTCGCCCGGCCGTGGGTGGTGGGCGCGGAAGGGCAGGGCTTCGCCTGGACCATCACGCTCGGCGACACCATCCTGGAGCCGACCCAGCCGATCGCCCCGAACCGTCTCTTGGTCGATGGCCGCTCGGTGCTGTCGCTGCCGCTGGAGGGCGCCCACCGCGTCCACCGGCTCACCGATCCGGATGCGGGCGACCTGATCCTGGCCGCCACCGCGCCGGGGCCGACGCGCGGCATCTCCCGCAACCAGGACTATGTCGAGTTCTCGCTGATCGCCACCACCCATGGCGTGGCCGTGCTGCCGGTGGCCGACGACATCGCCGTCGATGCGAACGGCAACCATGTGGCAGTGTCGCGGCCGTCCGGTCTGGTGCTGTCGGCGCCCGGCGCGGCCGGCGGCGGACATTCGATGATCGGCGCGCAGCCGGTGGCGCTCGATCCGCAATTGTGGGGGGCCGAGCGCACCCAGCCGTTCCAGCAGCGCCAAGCCGAGCTGATCGAGACGGCGGCCGATGCGGGCGAGGCCGGCCGGCAGGGGGCGCGGCTCAATCTGGCGCGGTTCTATCTGGCGAACGGCTTCGCAGCCGAGGCGCGCGGCGTGCTCGACACGATCATCGGCGACGGCGTGCCCTCCGACGATGCCGTGCCCTACCTCATGCGGTCGATGGCCTGGATGGAGCTCGGCCGCAATGCCGAGGCGATGAAGGATCTGGCGCATCCGCTGCTCGCCACCTCGCTCGATGCGGCGGCGCTGCGGGGCATCGTCCATGTCCATGAGGGCCGCTGGCGCGAGGCGCGCGAGAATTTCGCCGCCGCGGCCGGCGTGGTCGGCACGCTGCCGATCGACATGCAGCGGCGAATGGTGCTGGCGGCGACGCGCGCGGCGTTGGAGATGGGCGATTTCCGCGAGGCGGCGCGGGTCTTCGCCGAATTCGAGACGATCGGCGTGCCGGACGAGCTTGCCGCCGAGGTGGCGGTGCTGGCCGGCCGCATCGCCGAACACGACGGCAAGACCGACGAGGCGCTCGTCGCCTATGAGCGGGCCGAGCGCGCGAAGGAGGGCCCGGCCGCCGCCGAGGCGCGTTTCCGTGTCCTGGCGGCCCGGCTCGGCGCCGGCAAGATCAGCCGCGATCAGGCGATCAACGAGCTCGAAGGCTTCACCGTGATGTGGCGCGGCGACCGCACCGAGGCCGAGGCGCTGGGCCTGCTCGGCCGGCTCTATGTCGACGCCAACCGCCACCGCGATGCGTTCCGCACGCTGGAGGCGGCGACGATCTCGCATCCGACGTCCGACGTCATCCGCGCGCTGCAGCAGACCATGACCGGCGCCTTCGCCGACCTGTTCCTGGAGCAGCGCGGCGAGGAGCTGTCGGCGCTGGAGGCGCTCGGCATCTTCTACGACTATTCGGAACTGGTGCCGGTCGGCCGCCGCGGCGACGAGATGATCCGCCGCCTCGCCGACCGGCTGATCTCGGTCGATCTCCTGGAGCAGGCGAGCGAGCTTCTGCAGCATCAGGTCGACAAGCGCCTGCAGGGCGCGGCGCGGGCGCAGGTCGCCGCCAAGCTCGCCATGGTGCAGCTCAAGAACCGCAAGCCGGACAAGGCGCTGCGCACGCTGCGCGCCACCAGCCTGGCCGAGCTGCCGAGCGACATCCGCGAGCAGCGCCTGCTGCTGGAGGCCCGCGCCACCTCCGAGACCGGGCGCCACGAGCTTGCGCTCGAACTGCTGGAAGGGCTGCGCGGCAAGGACGTGGACCGGCTGCGCGCCGACATCCTGTGGGCGGGCAAGCGCTACGCCGAATCCGCCGAGGCGATCGAGCGCGCCTATGGCGACCGCTGGCAGAGCTTCGCGCCGCTCGCCGACCACGAGCGCCACGACATCCTCAAGGCGGCGGTCGGCTACGCGCTCGGCGACGACAGGCTCGGCCTCGACCGCTTCCGCAGCCGCTACGCCGCCAAGATGGCCGACAGCCCGGACCGCGCCGCCTTCGAGGCGGTGTCGACCTCGTTCGGCCTCGATGCCACCGACTTCAAGGACATCGCCCGCGCGGTCTCCTCGGTCGATTCGCTCGACCGCTTCCTGCGCGACTACCGCGCCCGCTATGGCGACGACAAGACGCCGGAGGGCGGGCCCGAGGCGCCGCAGCCGGCTGCGCCGCCTCCGCGCCAGAGCCAGGCCCCGGCGCCGGCGCGCGGCTGA
- the fliP gene encoding flagellar type III secretion system pore protein FliP (The bacterial flagellar biogenesis protein FliP forms a type III secretion system (T3SS)-type pore required for flagellar assembly.), which produces MGRLALAAGVVVLTLQPAAAQDFSITLGQGAGVTERAVQLIALLSVMSLAPSILVMATSFTRIVVVLSLLRSALGTGTAPPNAVMVSLALFLTAFVMAPTFERAWQTGLRPLTQNEITLEQAFERTAEPFKTFMLANVREKDLALFMDLAGGPRPSEPAQVSLRVLMPAFMISELRRAFEIGFLLFVPFLVIDLVVASILMSMGMMMLPPIVVSLPFKLIFFVLVDGWNLVAGSLVKSYGV; this is translated from the coding sequence ATGGGTCGGCTGGCGCTCGCCGCCGGAGTCGTGGTCCTCACGCTTCAGCCGGCGGCGGCGCAGGACTTCTCGATCACCCTCGGACAGGGTGCGGGCGTGACCGAGCGGGCGGTGCAGCTCATCGCCCTGCTCAGCGTGATGTCGCTCGCGCCCTCGATCCTGGTGATGGCGACGTCCTTCACCCGCATCGTCGTGGTGCTGTCGCTGCTGCGCTCGGCGCTCGGCACCGGTACGGCGCCACCCAATGCGGTGATGGTCAGCCTCGCGCTGTTCCTCACCGCCTTCGTCATGGCGCCAACCTTCGAACGCGCCTGGCAGACCGGCCTGCGGCCGCTGACGCAGAACGAGATCACGCTCGAGCAGGCGTTCGAGCGCACGGCCGAGCCGTTCAAGACCTTCATGCTCGCCAATGTCCGCGAGAAGGATTTGGCGCTGTTCATGGATCTGGCCGGCGGCCCGCGGCCGAGCGAGCCGGCTCAGGTGTCTCTGCGGGTGCTGATGCCGGCCTTCATGATCTCCGAACTGCGCCGCGCCTTCGAGATCGGCTTCCTGCTGTTCGTGCCCTTCCTGGTCATCGACCTCGTGGTCGCCTCGATCCTGATGTCGATGGGCATGATGATGCTGCCGCCGATCGTGGTGTCGCTGCCGTTCAAGCTGATCTTCTTCGTGCTGGTCGACGGCTGGAATCTGGTGGCCGGCTCGCTGGTCAAGAGCTACGGCGTGTGA
- a CDS encoding flagellar biosynthetic protein FliO — translation MSDILGVELGTFLKYLAALLFVLGLLGGTLFLVRKLGGGTAAGGSGGRGRMPRLGVLDHAVVDARRRLVLIRRDNVEHLIMIGGPTDVVIETGIIRSAPPQREGTQARDAYAEARAGAGPQMAAPQMPAPQMPGAVPPALPAEPLAAPARPDLPPRTEMPLRRERPEPPARPEAPPRAAPARTPEPATRAESILRSLTTPQRPEPAAPAAPAPGLRPLSPTPPPPEFTELERLLQPTRAEPAARKPLGDIRPQPAAAPATPPAPEPRLEPRVILPAAPPATTPPAPAAPAVAPPTIATPTVAAPIVAAPSVSTAPATPAAAPAPTIPAPTIPAPTVAAPAAEAPSAPAAPAAATPAPEAPAQAAAGPTPPAEPDDKAGRTVFDNLEDEMASLLGRGGNRP, via the coding sequence ATGTCCGATATCCTGGGTGTCGAACTGGGCACCTTCCTGAAATATCTGGCCGCACTCCTGTTCGTCCTCGGCCTGCTCGGCGGCACGCTGTTCCTGGTGCGCAAGCTCGGCGGCGGCACCGCCGCCGGCGGCAGCGGCGGGCGCGGACGCATGCCGCGGCTGGGCGTGCTCGACCATGCCGTGGTCGACGCCAGGCGCCGGCTGGTGCTGATCCGCCGCGACAATGTCGAGCATCTCATCATGATCGGCGGGCCGACCGACGTGGTGATCGAGACCGGCATCATCCGCAGCGCGCCGCCGCAGCGCGAAGGGACACAGGCCCGCGACGCCTATGCCGAGGCGCGCGCCGGCGCCGGCCCCCAGATGGCCGCCCCCCAGATGCCTGCCCCCCAGATGCCCGGCGCCGTGCCGCCCGCCCTGCCGGCCGAACCGCTCGCCGCCCCCGCCCGGCCGGACCTGCCGCCGCGCACCGAGATGCCGTTGCGCCGCGAGCGCCCGGAGCCGCCCGCCCGCCCGGAGGCGCCGCCCCGTGCCGCCCCGGCGCGCACGCCGGAACCGGCAACCCGCGCCGAATCCATCCTGCGCTCGCTGACGACGCCCCAGCGCCCCGAGCCGGCCGCGCCTGCCGCCCCGGCGCCGGGCCTGCGCCCGCTGTCGCCGACCCCGCCGCCGCCCGAATTCACCGAGCTCGAACGGCTGCTGCAGCCGACGCGGGCCGAGCCCGCCGCGCGCAAGCCGCTCGGCGACATCCGCCCGCAGCCGGCGGCAGCCCCGGCCACCCCGCCTGCGCCGGAGCCGCGGCTTGAGCCGCGGGTGATCCTGCCCGCCGCGCCGCCGGCAACGACGCCGCCTGCGCCGGCCGCGCCAGCGGTCGCACCGCCCACCATCGCGACGCCGACCGTCGCCGCGCCGATCGTTGCCGCACCAAGCGTCTCGACGGCGCCCGCCACGCCTGCGGCCGCACCGGCCCCAACTATTCCGGCCCCGACTATTCCGGCTCCCACCGTGGCCGCACCCGCCGCCGAGGCACCGAGCGCCCCGGCTGCGCCCGCCGCGGCGACACCGGCACCGGAGGCTCCGGCGCAAGCCGCCGCCGGGCCGACGCCCCCGGCCGAGCCGGACGACAAGGCCGGCCGCACGGTGTTCGACAATCTGGAAGACGAGATGGCGAGCCTGCTCGGCCGCGGCGGAAACCGCCCGTGA
- the flgB gene encoding flagellar basal body rod protein FlgB: protein MILADVPLVGMLKTRMGWLQSRQRVLAQNVAHADTPGFRARDLEPVDFKKILTQVPMQRTAMAVTNPEHIAGAASVETDRFGQPRASGKFEIRPSGNAVALEEEMMKVAQTQLDYQTATSLYSRSLGLIKTALGKTK, encoded by the coding sequence ATGATTCTGGCCGATGTCCCCCTGGTCGGCATGTTGAAGACCCGCATGGGCTGGCTGCAGTCGCGCCAGCGCGTGCTGGCGCAGAACGTTGCCCATGCCGACACGCCGGGCTTCCGCGCCCGCGACCTCGAACCTGTCGACTTCAAGAAGATCCTGACCCAGGTGCCGATGCAGCGGACGGCGATGGCGGTCACCAATCCCGAGCACATCGCCGGGGCGGCGAGCGTCGAGACCGACCGGTTCGGGCAGCCGCGCGCCTCGGGGAAATTCGAGATCCGTCCCAGCGGCAACGCGGTGGCGCTCGAAGAAGAGATGATGAAGGTCGCCCAGACCCAGTTGGACTACCAGACGGCGACCTCGCTTTATTCTCGCAGTCTCGGCCTGATCAAGACGGCGCTGGGCAAGACGAAATAG
- the flgC gene encoding flagellar basal body rod protein FlgC — protein sequence MDFMKSLSIAASGLRTQAGRMRIIAENLANANSTAGASGGEPYRRKVPTFQAKFDRDLEAQVVTLGRVQRDKSSFISRYEPGHPAADGRGYVQYPNVNSLIETADLKEAQRSYEANLNVVSATRRMISRTLDLLRV from the coding sequence ATGGACTTCATGAAATCTCTCAGCATTGCGGCTTCCGGACTGCGGACGCAGGCCGGCCGCATGCGGATCATCGCCGAGAACCTTGCCAACGCCAATTCGACCGCGGGCGCGTCCGGCGGCGAGCCCTATCGGCGCAAGGTGCCGACGTTCCAGGCGAAATTCGACCGCGATCTCGAGGCGCAGGTCGTCACGCTCGGGCGGGTGCAGCGCGACAAGAGCTCGTTCATCAGCCGCTACGAGCCCGGGCACCCGGCCGCCGACGGCCGCGGCTACGTCCAATATCCCAATGTGAATTCGCTGATCGAAACGGCCGACCTGAAGGAAGCGCAGCGGAGCTACGAGGCGAACCTCAACGTCGTTTCCGCCACCCGGCGGATGATCTCGCGAACTCTCGACCTGCTGCGTGTCTGA
- a CDS encoding flagellar hook-basal body complex protein FliE has protein sequence MSTASLVANAYAAAARAANTGDHTRMPLRDHGAGLDDSTSTGFGAMLENTLANTMAAGRASEHKAQALVAGKADLVDVVTAVAETEVAIESLVSIRDKVIQAYQEIMQMPI, from the coding sequence ATGTCGACTGCCAGCCTCGTCGCCAACGCCTACGCCGCCGCCGCCCGTGCCGCCAACACCGGTGATCATACCCGCATGCCGCTGCGCGACCACGGCGCCGGCCTGGACGATTCCACGTCCACCGGCTTCGGCGCGATGCTGGAGAACACGCTCGCCAACACCATGGCCGCCGGCCGCGCCAGCGAGCACAAGGCGCAGGCGCTGGTGGCCGGCAAGGCCGATCTCGTCGACGTCGTCACCGCGGTCGCCGAGACCGAGGTCGCCATCGAATCGCTGGTGTCGATCCGCGACAAGGTGATCCAGGCCTACCAGGAAATCATGCAGATGCCGATCTGA
- the fliQ gene encoding flagellar biosynthesis protein FliQ: MTGPEVLDVARDGILTLLWVCAPMMLAGLAVGVVISLLQALTQIQEMTLVFVPKIIAMFSVMLVVLPFMGDMMSAHMARVAAHIIAGH, encoded by the coding sequence ATGACCGGACCGGAAGTGCTCGACGTGGCGCGCGACGGCATCCTCACGCTGCTGTGGGTCTGCGCGCCGATGATGCTGGCGGGACTCGCCGTCGGCGTCGTAATCTCGCTGCTGCAGGCGCTGACCCAGATCCAGGAGATGACGCTGGTCTTCGTGCCGAAGATCATCGCCATGTTCTCGGTCATGCTGGTGGTGCTGCCGTTCATGGGCGACATGATGTCGGCCCACATGGCGCGGGTGGCAGCCCACATCATCGCCGGACATTGA
- the fliR gene encoding flagellar biosynthetic protein FliR has protein sequence MTVSLTFLPVVAAAFVLMFARMGTLMMLLPAFGERNIPVRIRLAAAVLMTFMLFPLHRDAYQVELSGFGPLVFMLFGELAIGFVLGLAARVAMASLQVAGTVIANQLGLGFVTAVDPTQAQQGALLGTFLALLGVTLVFASDLHYVAIAAIANSYKVFAPGVPPLTGDALQLSVRMVADAFRIGVQISAPFLLFGMVFNVGLGLLARLMPQLQVYFLAMPLSIFAGFAILLALVGAMMGVYVDFLGGVLAMLAGR, from the coding sequence ATGACGGTCAGCCTCACGTTCCTGCCGGTGGTTGCCGCCGCCTTTGTGCTGATGTTCGCCCGGATGGGCACGCTGATGATGCTGCTGCCGGCGTTCGGCGAGCGCAACATCCCGGTGCGGATCCGCCTCGCGGCCGCGGTGCTGATGACCTTCATGCTGTTTCCGCTGCACCGGGACGCCTATCAGGTCGAGCTGTCCGGCTTCGGGCCGCTGGTGTTCATGCTGTTCGGCGAGCTCGCCATCGGCTTCGTGCTGGGGCTTGCGGCCCGCGTCGCCATGGCATCGCTGCAGGTGGCCGGCACGGTGATCGCCAACCAGCTCGGGCTGGGGTTCGTCACCGCGGTCGATCCGACCCAGGCGCAGCAGGGGGCTCTGCTCGGCACGTTCCTGGCGCTGCTCGGCGTCACGCTGGTGTTCGCGAGCGACCTGCACTATGTAGCCATCGCCGCCATCGCCAACAGCTACAAGGTGTTCGCGCCCGGTGTGCCGCCGCTCACCGGCGACGCGCTGCAATTGTCGGTGCGGATGGTCGCCGACGCCTTCCGCATCGGCGTGCAGATTTCCGCGCCGTTCCTGCTGTTCGGGATGGTGTTCAATGTCGGGCTGGGGCTCCTGGCGCGGCTGATGCCGCAGCTTCAGGTGTATTTCCTCGCCATGCCGCTGTCGATCTTCGCCGGCTTCGCGATCCTGCTGGCGCTGGTCGGGGCGATGATGGGCGTCTATGTCGATTTCCTCGGCGGCGTGCTCGCCATGCTGGCCGGGCGCTGA
- the flhB gene encoding flagellar biosynthesis protein FlhB — protein MAESGDDTERTEEPTPKRIEEAIERGDVAKSQEVNTWFVLSAGALMLLMFGPSTAESLTASFRGILANAATVPADAGGLTRFVVQVAVETAQAVALPLMMMALAGVASNIVQHRLLWTTEPITPKLSKISPINGLKRVFGKEALVQFVKGLVKIAIVGGVLYAILWPQRERLALVVASDLATLPELALALSLKLFIGVIAVMTVVAVLDYLYQWTSWRKRLRMSLREIREEFKQSEGDPHVKARIKSIRQSRMKKRMIAQVPKASVVITNPTHYAVALQYEKGMTAPVCVAKGLDALALRIREEAEKHDIPVVENPPLARALHASVGLDEEITPEHYKAVAEVIGYVLSLRRRWRPS, from the coding sequence ATGGCCGAGAGCGGCGACGATACCGAACGCACGGAAGAGCCGACCCCAAAGCGAATAGAAGAGGCGATCGAGCGCGGCGACGTCGCCAAGAGCCAGGAGGTCAACACTTGGTTCGTGCTCAGCGCCGGGGCGCTGATGCTGCTGATGTTCGGCCCCAGCACCGCCGAAAGCCTGACGGCCAGCTTCCGCGGCATCCTCGCCAACGCCGCCACCGTCCCGGCCGATGCCGGCGGGTTGACGCGCTTCGTCGTCCAGGTGGCGGTCGAGACGGCGCAGGCGGTCGCCCTGCCGCTGATGATGATGGCGCTGGCCGGTGTCGCCTCCAACATTGTCCAGCACCGCCTGCTGTGGACCACCGAGCCGATCACGCCCAAGCTGTCCAAGATCTCGCCGATCAACGGGCTGAAGCGCGTGTTCGGCAAGGAGGCGCTGGTCCAGTTCGTCAAGGGGTTGGTCAAGATCGCCATCGTCGGCGGCGTGCTGTACGCCATCCTGTGGCCGCAGCGCGAACGGCTGGCGCTGGTGGTGGCCTCCGACCTCGCGACGCTGCCGGAACTGGCGCTTGCGCTGTCGCTCAAGCTGTTCATCGGCGTCATCGCGGTGATGACGGTCGTCGCGGTGCTCGACTATCTCTATCAGTGGACGAGCTGGCGCAAGCGGCTGCGCATGAGCCTGCGCGAGATCCGCGAGGAGTTCAAGCAGAGCGAAGGCGATCCCCACGTCAAGGCGCGAATCAAGTCGATCCGCCAGAGCCGCATGAAGAAGCGGATGATCGCCCAGGTGCCCAAGGCCTCGGTGGTGATCACCAACCCCACCCACTACGCGGTGGCGCTGCAGTACGAGAAGGGCATGACGGCGCCGGTGTGCGTGGCCAAGGGCCTGGACGCGCTGGCGCTGCGCATCCGCGAGGAGGCCGAGAAGCACGACATTCCGGTGGTCGAGAACCCGCCGCTGGCCCGCGCCCTGCACGCCAGCGTCGGCCTCGACGAGGAGATCACGCCCGAGCACTACAAGGCGGTGGCGGAAGTGATCGGCTACGTGCTCAGCCTGCGCCGGCGCTGGCGGCCGTCCTGA